One Dictyoglomus thermophilum H-6-12 DNA window includes the following coding sequences:
- a CDS encoding MgtC/SapB family protein, producing MITVWDVLIKFLLSTIFFGIIGWEREKEEKPAGLRTHILVSLGSTLFMIVSAYAFPGESDPGRIAAQVVTGIGFIGAGTILRTGFTVKGLTTAASIWAVSGVGLAVGAGLYLPAFVSTLFIISVLVLATKLEKIFLGTHQDVALNLIIEDRPGSIGEIGTLFGELNIDIKQIELGNSWGGKVSLKILVRLPQKISKNDLLLRLSGLPSVVDAEII from the coding sequence ATGATAACGGTGTGGGATGTATTAATAAAATTTCTTTTATCTACTATTTTTTTTGGAATTATAGGCTGGGAGAGAGAAAAAGAGGAGAAACCAGCTGGTCTTAGAACTCATATATTAGTCTCTCTGGGTTCAACTCTTTTTATGATTGTATCTGCTTATGCCTTTCCTGGAGAAAGTGATCCAGGAAGAATTGCGGCTCAGGTTGTTACAGGTATAGGTTTTATAGGGGCAGGAACAATTTTGAGAACTGGTTTTACTGTAAAGGGTTTAACTACTGCAGCCAGTATATGGGCGGTTTCTGGAGTTGGTCTTGCGGTAGGAGCAGGATTATATCTTCCAGCCTTTGTCTCTACTTTATTTATTATATCCGTACTTGTTTTGGCAACTAAACTTGAAAAGATTTTTTTAGGTACTCATCAAGATGTGGCATTAAATTTGATAATAGAAGATAGACCTGGATCTATAGGAGAAATAGGTACTCTTTTTGGAGAATTAAATATAGATATAAAGCAGATAGAGCTTGGAAATTCTTGGGGAGGGAAGGTTTCTTTAAAAATTCTTGTCAGACTTCCTCAGAAAATTTCAAAGAATGATTTACTGTTGAGACTCTCCGGACTGCCATCGGTTGTTGATGCAGAAATAATTTAA
- a CDS encoding MBL fold metallo-hydrolase, whose product MKSNEYASMLVEDGVHHISDYRGDSFYLIFGDNKAILFDTGMGNGDLKGYIKNLTDKEVEVIISHAHWDHIMQANQFEKVYMNHKDIEIIKLFNMNIDYTNFLDIRDGEIIDLGKRKLEIIEVPGHTPGSTVLLDKDNKLLFSGDAIGAGHTWMQLPGCLPLTQYLESLYRLSKRSNEFEKIYHGHLAGTDFKPFPREYLFDLIKAVEKVISGELVGEPYPYGNFGGLYVTYGMATLVYNPQNVK is encoded by the coding sequence ATGAAGAGTAATGAATATGCTTCAATGTTAGTTGAGGATGGAGTTCATCATATTTCGGATTATAGGGGTGATAGTTTTTATCTGATATTTGGAGATAATAAAGCAATACTTTTTGACACAGGTATGGGGAATGGAGATCTGAAAGGATATATAAAGAATCTTACTGATAAAGAGGTAGAGGTAATAATATCTCATGCTCATTGGGATCATATAATGCAAGCTAATCAATTTGAGAAAGTGTATATGAATCATAAGGATATAGAAATCATAAAATTGTTTAATATGAACATTGACTATACTAATTTTTTAGATATTAGAGATGGGGAGATTATAGATTTAGGTAAAAGAAAGTTGGAGATTATAGAAGTTCCAGGACATACTCCTGGATCTACTGTTTTGTTGGATAAAGATAATAAGCTTTTGTTTAGTGGTGATGCTATAGGTGCTGGACATACCTGGATGCAACTTCCAGGATGTCTTCCTTTAACTCAATATTTAGAAAGTTTATATAGACTTTCAAAAAGAAGTAACGAATTCGAAAAAATTTACCATGGACATTTAGCTGGAACAGATTTTAAGCCTTTTCCAAGGGAGTATTTGTTTGATCTTATAAAAGCTGTAGAAAAGGTTATCTCTGGGGAGCTTGTGGGTGAACCCTATCCCTATGGTAATTTTGGTGGACTGTATGTAACTTATGGTATGGCTACCCTTGTCTATAATCCTCAAAATGTTAAATAA
- a CDS encoding ABC transporter substrate-binding protein: MKKVLLFVILLMLSLISFSQLGLSQLAVNVPREETIIANVLSGRVGSPDNFNVWTTTWRSPDRGIQQLLLEPLWIVDPATGKVINALAKDKPIYNSDFTRMVVKIREGCYWSDGVEFTADDLVYTVELIMKYQELGYNASFNEYVKRVYKTDKYTVVFELKKPNARFHAYFLDRWGACRPLPKHVFEKVKDPITFDFKPPVGTGPYVLHSYDPGGYWTLWQRREDWQRTPTGKLFGMPQPKYVLFYYYGPTEKQVLAQNNHQLDMADLTMEGLRSVLQTNKYARAYRKEFPYIVNVDPCVSGVIFNNAKAPWNNKEVRWALTLAIDIVEYVGLAYDYAVTVSPVHIPATPAYMNWYIKPLEPWLKNLTITVDGKPFKVYDPDVPMRIAEAARKRGYKVPTDPKQIREIFGIGWYKYAPDVAEKLLIKNGFKRDKDGKWLTPEGKPWKITILTPPNPASVNYRNAFALSQVWKKFGIETEVYATENDGTLMNVGDFEVSTSGQWPAREPWGGHPDLYRTMEQFSSAYYRPLGEYYPGHQCRWTNPKMDEIIKGMQSVSWDSPKNKALGMEGLKILAQEMPTIPTFTYPGVVGYDEYYWTNYPTAENPYCIPYHHWPNFKYMLPFLKPTGRK; the protein is encoded by the coding sequence ATGAAGAAGGTATTGTTGTTTGTAATTTTATTAATGCTATCCTTAATTAGTTTTTCTCAATTAGGACTTTCGCAACTTGCAGTTAACGTACCAAGAGAAGAAACTATTATTGCTAATGTGTTGAGTGGAAGGGTTGGTTCACCTGATAATTTTAATGTATGGACTACTACATGGAGATCTCCTGATAGAGGTATTCAGCAATTACTCCTTGAGCCTCTTTGGATTGTAGATCCTGCAACAGGTAAAGTGATTAATGCTTTAGCAAAGGATAAGCCAATTTATAATAGTGATTTTACAAGGATGGTTGTAAAAATAAGAGAGGGTTGTTATTGGAGCGATGGAGTAGAATTTACAGCAGATGATTTAGTGTATACTGTAGAACTTATAATGAAATATCAAGAATTAGGCTACAATGCAAGTTTCAACGAATATGTAAAGAGGGTATATAAAACCGATAAATACACAGTGGTCTTTGAGTTAAAGAAACCCAATGCAAGATTCCATGCTTACTTCTTAGATAGATGGGGTGCTTGCAGACCTCTTCCAAAACATGTATTTGAAAAAGTAAAAGATCCTATTACTTTTGATTTTAAACCTCCTGTAGGTACTGGTCCTTATGTGCTCCATAGCTATGATCCAGGTGGATACTGGACCCTTTGGCAGAGAAGAGAAGATTGGCAAAGAACTCCCACAGGAAAACTCTTTGGAATGCCTCAACCTAAATATGTATTATTCTACTACTATGGACCAACAGAGAAACAAGTCCTTGCACAAAATAACCATCAACTTGATATGGCAGATCTAACCATGGAAGGATTGAGATCTGTACTCCAAACTAACAAATATGCAAGAGCATATAGGAAAGAGTTCCCATACATTGTTAACGTGGATCCTTGTGTAAGTGGTGTAATATTCAACAATGCAAAAGCTCCATGGAATAATAAGGAAGTAAGATGGGCGTTAACCCTTGCCATAGATATTGTAGAGTATGTAGGACTTGCTTATGACTATGCAGTAACTGTCTCACCAGTTCATATACCTGCAACTCCTGCTTACATGAATTGGTATATTAAACCATTAGAACCATGGTTGAAGAACTTAACAATTACGGTAGATGGTAAACCATTCAAGGTATATGATCCTGATGTACCAATGAGAATAGCAGAGGCTGCTAGGAAGAGAGGATATAAAGTTCCTACTGATCCAAAGCAAATAAGAGAGATCTTTGGAATTGGCTGGTACAAATATGCACCTGATGTAGCAGAAAAGTTACTCATTAAGAATGGATTCAAGAGAGACAAAGATGGTAAATGGCTAACTCCTGAAGGTAAGCCTTGGAAGATCACAATTCTTACTCCACCTAACCCAGCTTCTGTAAACTATAGAAATGCCTTTGCATTATCTCAAGTTTGGAAGAAGTTTGGAATTGAAACCGAAGTATATGCTACTGAAAATGACGGAACACTAATGAATGTAGGAGATTTTGAAGTATCTACTTCTGGTCAATGGCCTGCAAGAGAACCATGGGGTGGACATCCAGACTTATACAGAACAATGGAGCAATTCAGCTCGGCCTACTATAGACCTCTTGGAGAGTACTATCCAGGACATCAATGCAGATGGACTAACCCCAAGATGGACGAAATAATAAAAGGAATGCAATCAGTTAGTTGGGATTCTCCAAAGAATAAGGCTCTTGGTATGGAAGGATTAAAGATCTTGGCACAAGAGATGCCAACAATTCCAACCTTTACATATCCAGGTGTTGTAGGATATGATGAATACTATTGGACTAACTATCCTACAGCAGAGAATCCATATTGTATACCATATCATCATTGGCCTAACTTCAAGTACATGCTTCCATTCTTAAAGCCAACAGGAAGAAAGTAA
- a CDS encoding class I SAM-dependent methyltransferase has translation MEEKFEANWEAVFEPEDYLYFYEDMLTDEQTQIEVDFIRRELDLKEPKKILDIACGYGRHANRLALYGHEVVGVDLSEKFLRMAKEDADKLNVKVNYILGDIREINFDEEFDAVISMFTSFGYYEDEDNLKILRNVSKSLKRGGKFLLDLSNRDFILRNFLPYVVIEKDGNYMIDFNIVDITEGRIYNKRVVIRDGVKKEKPFFIRLYTPTEIRLLLEIVGLKVLRFYGGYDSSPLSIYSRRMIVISEKI, from the coding sequence ATGGAAGAAAAATTTGAGGCAAACTGGGAAGCAGTTTTTGAACCTGAAGATTACCTCTATTTTTATGAAGATATGTTAACGGATGAACAAACTCAAATTGAAGTAGACTTTATTAGAAGAGAACTCGATCTTAAAGAACCCAAGAAAATTCTTGACATAGCTTGCGGATATGGTAGACATGCAAATAGACTTGCTCTTTATGGGCATGAGGTAGTAGGTGTAGATTTAAGTGAGAAGTTTTTGAGGATGGCAAAAGAAGATGCTGACAAATTAAATGTGAAAGTTAATTATATATTAGGAGATATTAGAGAGATAAATTTTGATGAAGAATTTGATGCTGTTATATCTATGTTTACCTCCTTTGGATACTACGAAGATGAAGATAATTTGAAGATACTTAGAAATGTGTCTAAATCCCTAAAAAGAGGTGGTAAATTTTTGCTGGATTTAAGTAATAGGGATTTCATATTAAGAAATTTTTTGCCTTATGTAGTTATTGAGAAAGATGGTAATTACATGATTGATTTTAATATTGTGGATATAACTGAGGGCAGAATATATAACAAGAGAGTAGTAATAAGAGATGGGGTTAAAAAGGAGAAGCCCTTTTTTATAAGGCTATATACTCCTACAGAGATAAGGCTTCTTCTTGAAATTGTAGGTTTAAAAGTTTTGAGGTTTTATGGAGGATACGACAGTAGTCCTTTAAGTATTTATTCTAGGAGAATGATTGTGATATCTGAAAAAATATAG
- a CDS encoding tetratricopeptide repeat protein yields the protein MRRFFLFLLLFVFIIMNTFGVEFDSANRIFFEARRDRNVEKIKSLINSLESDKDLPKNSQLLTVLADSYLEYGLWGVEGKEKEKMYEKARSYAEKAIQIDPNNGRAWYIAGASIGRLAQYKGIVQSLFMLKDFDKYIGKAIEILNDPLYKTFALLAMGMRYRDVPWPLYNYEKAESYMKEALKYTPIYPNVYLELGYLYLKMGKKDFAKEMFLKVINSEPHPWLVKTHEESVKLAEKELEKLGGK from the coding sequence ATGAGGAGATTTTTTCTTTTTTTACTTCTTTTTGTTTTCATTATTATGAATACTTTTGGCGTAGAATTTGATTCTGCTAATAGAATATTTTTTGAAGCAAGAAGAGATAGGAATGTAGAAAAGATTAAATCCTTGATAAATTCTCTTGAAAGTGATAAAGATCTCCCAAAAAATTCTCAGCTTTTAACTGTTCTTGCTGATTCTTACTTAGAATATGGACTTTGGGGAGTGGAGGGTAAAGAAAAAGAAAAAATGTATGAGAAAGCAAGAAGTTACGCTGAAAAGGCTATACAGATAGATCCTAATAATGGAAGAGCATGGTATATAGCAGGGGCTTCCATTGGAAGGCTTGCTCAATATAAAGGGATAGTTCAAAGTTTGTTTATGCTTAAAGATTTTGATAAATATATCGGCAAAGCCATAGAGATTTTGAATGATCCCCTTTACAAGACTTTTGCTCTACTTGCCATGGGCATGAGATATAGAGATGTTCCATGGCCTCTTTATAATTATGAAAAGGCTGAAAGCTATATGAAAGAAGCTTTAAAATATACCCCAATATACCCTAATGTTTATCTTGAACTTGGATATTTGTATCTAAAAATGGGTAAAAAGGATTTTGCTAAGGAGATGTTTCTTAAAGTTATAAATTCTGAACCTCATCCATGGCTTGTAAAGACTCATGAGGAGTCAGTTAAGCTTGCTGAGAAGGAATTAGAAAAATTAGGAGGAAAGTAG
- a CDS encoding glycoside hydrolase family 5 protein, whose amino-acid sequence MRLKILLLLVLLIFLAGCSSYEFKLEMLPILRGINMGNALEAPREGEWGVVIKDEYFKIIKEAGFSHVRIPIRWNAHADMNPPYTIEKAFFDRVDHVVNEALKNELFVIINIHHYEEIMQYPEKHKDRFLALWRQIAEHYRDYPPTLIFELLNEPCMNLTANLWNKYLAEAIKVIRESNPDRYIVVGPVNWNSIYALKDLKLPKDEKNIIVTFHYYNPFSFTHQGAEWVQPSPPVGVRWWGREDEKAEIDRELDMALDWSIRNGKVPLYMGEFGAYSKADMDSRVRWTSYVARSAEKRGIAWAYWEFCAGFGAFDPVKNEWRKPLLKALIPETKM is encoded by the coding sequence ATGAGGCTAAAAATATTACTACTTTTAGTGTTACTAATTTTCTTAGCAGGTTGTTCTTCCTATGAGTTTAAACTGGAGATGCTCCCCATTCTTCGAGGTATAAATATGGGGAATGCTCTTGAAGCTCCAAGAGAGGGAGAATGGGGAGTAGTAATAAAGGATGAGTATTTCAAAATTATAAAAGAGGCAGGATTTTCTCATGTTAGAATCCCTATAAGGTGGAATGCTCACGCAGATATGAATCCTCCATATACTATTGAAAAGGCATTTTTTGATAGGGTAGATCATGTGGTAAATGAGGCATTGAAAAATGAGCTTTTTGTAATTATTAATATTCATCACTATGAAGAAATTATGCAGTATCCAGAGAAGCATAAAGATAGATTTTTAGCTTTATGGAGACAAATAGCAGAACACTATAGGGATTATCCTCCAACTTTGATCTTTGAGCTATTAAATGAGCCTTGTATGAATTTGACTGCAAATTTGTGGAATAAGTATTTGGCGGAAGCTATAAAGGTAATAAGAGAGAGTAATCCTGATAGATATATAGTGGTAGGTCCTGTAAATTGGAATAGTATTTATGCATTAAAAGATTTAAAATTGCCGAAAGATGAAAAGAATATTATAGTAACCTTTCACTACTATAATCCTTTCAGTTTTACTCATCAAGGAGCAGAATGGGTGCAACCATCTCCTCCTGTAGGGGTAAGATGGTGGGGAAGAGAGGATGAAAAAGCTGAGATTGATAGAGAGCTGGACATGGCATTAGATTGGTCTATTAGAAATGGAAAGGTGCCACTTTATATGGGAGAGTTTGGAGCATATTCTAAAGCAGATATGGATTCAAGGGTAAGATGGACGAGTTATGTGGCAAGGTCAGCAGAAAAAAGGGGAATAGCTTGGGCATATTGGGAGTTTTGCGCAGGATTTGGCGCCTTTGATCCTGTAAAAAATGAATGGAGAAAACCTCTATTAAAAGCTCTAATACCAGAAACTAAGATGTAA
- a CDS encoding glycosyl hydrolase — protein sequence MKFTLPLLILLLIIFSINFSSDEITIEAENGVLNGTYVARQFPGYQGTGYVDGFDKDGDSCSVTFEVKESGMYELIIGYAAPYGYKENSLYVNGEFQTNVKFPQSQKFTTVYAGLIPLKNGKNTISIVKSWGWFLLDYFKIKKAEIPTMNPTNKLVTPNPSKEAQKLMDYLVSIYGKYTLSGQMGYKDAFWIWNITDKFPAICGFDMMDYSPSRVERGASSRDVEDAIDWWNMGGIVQFQWHWNAPKGLYDTPGKEWWRGFYTNATSFDIEYAFNHPESEDYKLIIRDIDAIAVQLKRLQEAKVPILWRPLHEAEGRWFWWGAKGPEACKKLWRLLFDRLVNYHKINNLIWVWTTTDSPDALKWYPGDEYVDIVGADIYLKDKDYSPSTGMFYNIVKLFGGKKLVALTENGIIPDPDLMKEQKAYWVWFMTWSGFENDPNKNEISHIKKVFNHPFVITKDELPNLKVEE from the coding sequence ATGAAATTTACTCTACCTCTTCTTATCCTTCTCCTAATTATTTTTTCTATTAATTTTTCTAGTGATGAAATTACTATTGAAGCAGAAAATGGGGTATTAAACGGAACCTATGTAGCAAGACAATTTCCTGGATATCAAGGCACAGGATATGTGGATGGATTTGATAAGGATGGAGATTCTTGTAGTGTAACTTTTGAAGTAAAGGAGTCTGGAATGTACGAATTAATAATTGGATATGCTGCACCCTATGGATATAAGGAAAATTCCCTTTATGTAAATGGAGAATTTCAAACCAATGTCAAATTTCCCCAATCTCAAAAATTTACAACCGTATATGCTGGTTTAATTCCTTTAAAAAATGGAAAAAATACAATAAGTATAGTAAAAAGCTGGGGATGGTTTCTTCTTGACTACTTTAAAATCAAAAAGGCAGAAATTCCTACCATGAATCCTACAAACAAATTAGTAACCCCTAATCCATCAAAAGAGGCCCAAAAATTAATGGACTATTTAGTGAGTATATATGGAAAGTATACTCTCTCGGGTCAGATGGGATATAAAGATGCCTTCTGGATTTGGAATATTACTGATAAGTTTCCAGCTATATGTGGTTTTGACATGATGGACTACTCACCTTCAAGGGTTGAAAGAGGAGCATCTTCAAGAGATGTGGAAGATGCTATAGATTGGTGGAATATGGGAGGAATAGTTCAATTTCAATGGCACTGGAATGCTCCAAAGGGACTTTATGATACTCCAGGAAAAGAATGGTGGAGAGGCTTTTACACTAATGCTACCAGTTTTGATATAGAATATGCTTTCAACCACCCTGAATCTGAAGATTACAAACTTATAATAAGGGATATAGATGCTATTGCAGTACAATTAAAAAGACTTCAAGAGGCAAAAGTCCCCATACTATGGAGACCTTTACACGAGGCAGAAGGTAGATGGTTCTGGTGGGGAGCAAAAGGTCCTGAAGCTTGTAAAAAACTATGGAGACTACTTTTTGATAGGCTTGTAAATTATCATAAAATAAATAATCTTATATGGGTTTGGACTACTACAGACTCTCCTGATGCTCTCAAATGGTATCCTGGAGATGAATATGTAGATATTGTAGGAGCAGATATATACCTTAAAGATAAAGATTATTCTCCATCTACAGGAATGTTCTATAACATTGTAAAACTATTTGGTGGGAAAAAACTCGTAGCTCTCACAGAAAATGGAATTATTCCAGATCCAGATTTAATGAAAGAGCAAAAAGCTTATTGGGTATGGTTTATGACCTGGTCAGGTTTTGAAAATGATCCAAACAAAAACGAAATCTCTCATATTAAAAAAGTATTTAATCATCCCTTTGTAATTACAAAAGATGAGCTACCAAATTTGAAAGTTGAAGAATAA
- a CDS encoding MerR family transcriptional regulator has product MRIKEVCEKYGLTPDTLRFYEKIGLLPRVRRDKNGIRDYSEEDCRWIEFIKCMRSAGIEIEALVRYVKLFQEGDATLEERKQILIEQRDKLQAKIEEMQKALERLNYKIQVYETHIKEAERKLKKTVTKV; this is encoded by the coding sequence ATGAGGATAAAAGAAGTATGTGAAAAATATGGTCTAACTCCCGACACATTGAGATTTTATGAAAAAATAGGACTTCTTCCCCGAGTAAGAAGAGATAAGAATGGCATCAGAGACTATTCAGAGGAAGATTGTAGATGGATAGAGTTTATAAAATGCATGAGATCAGCAGGAATTGAAATAGAAGCATTAGTTAGGTATGTAAAGCTCTTTCAAGAAGGAGATGCAACTTTGGAGGAGAGAAAACAAATTCTGATTGAACAAAGAGATAAACTCCAAGCAAAGATAGAAGAAATGCAAAAAGCTCTTGAGAGGTTGAATTATAAGATACAAGTATACGAGACTCACATCAAAGAAGCGGAAAGAAAACTTAAGAAAACAGTTACAAAAGTTTAA
- a CDS encoding flavodoxin — protein sequence MSHILIIYYSWSGNTRKIAHIIQKEVGGDMVEIIPENPYPSSYNATVEQAKKEIKMDYKPPIKTKIEDIEKYDIIFVGTPNWWSTIAPPVATFLTQHNLLGKTIIPFITHGGGGQGRVVSDIKRLCPESKVLEPLSIYEGGSTDLREKILEWLKKLPIKRGENNEDKRSM from the coding sequence ATGTCTCACATACTTATCATATATTACAGTTGGTCAGGAAACACTAGGAAAATTGCTCACATAATTCAAAAAGAAGTAGGTGGAGATATGGTAGAGATAATTCCAGAAAATCCCTACCCTTCTTCTTATAATGCTACTGTTGAACAAGCCAAAAAAGAGATAAAAATGGATTACAAACCCCCAATAAAGACTAAGATTGAAGACATAGAAAAATATGACATAATCTTCGTAGGAACCCCAAATTGGTGGAGTACCATAGCACCCCCTGTAGCCACATTCCTAACTCAACATAACTTATTAGGAAAGACTATTATACCCTTTATAACCCATGGAGGTGGAGGTCAAGGAAGAGTAGTAAGCGATATAAAAAGACTGTGCCCAGAATCAAAAGTATTAGAGCCTCTTTCTATATATGAAGGTGGATCTACTGATCTTCGTGAGAAAATATTAGAATGGCTAAAAAAATTACCAATAAAAAGAGGTGAAAACAATGAGGATAAAAGAAGTATGTGA
- a CDS encoding cation diffusion facilitator family transporter → MEAKKILGAMFLNFLMALLEVIGGIFSGSLALISDALHNINDFFALLISYLAEIISKNKKSNLKHTFGFRRVEILSALLNGVLLLGVFLFLIVEAFHRIKSPKEVEGIQTVIIGVIGLVGNILGALLLHEDSHHNLNIKGAFLHLISDAISSVGVIIGAMFIIFYKLYIADTIISLLIAGFILYSSIDLIKETLHILMEGTPREVDINEIQKLICKIPGVRDIHHIHVWQVSTKDYLLSAHVVVEDQKVSEAEKIVSQIKDTLREKFNINHSTLEIESETYFKEKECQCEY, encoded by the coding sequence ATGGAAGCAAAAAAAATTTTAGGAGCTATGTTTTTAAATTTTTTGATGGCCCTTTTAGAAGTTATTGGGGGTATATTTTCAGGGAGTTTAGCTCTTATAAGTGATGCCCTTCATAATATCAATGATTTTTTTGCCTTACTTATTAGTTACCTAGCAGAGATAATTTCAAAAAATAAAAAGAGTAATTTGAAACATACCTTTGGATTTAGAAGAGTTGAGATATTGTCTGCTCTTTTGAATGGTGTCTTGCTTTTGGGGGTATTCTTATTTTTAATAGTGGAAGCTTTCCATAGGATAAAATCTCCAAAAGAAGTGGAGGGTATTCAGACTGTTATAATTGGAGTTATAGGACTTGTAGGTAACATTCTTGGAGCTTTGCTTCTTCATGAGGATTCTCACCATAATTTAAACATTAAAGGAGCTTTTTTACATCTTATTTCTGATGCTATATCTTCAGTAGGAGTAATTATAGGTGCTATGTTTATTATTTTTTATAAGCTTTATATTGCGGATACTATAATTTCTCTTCTTATTGCTGGATTTATACTATATAGCTCTATAGATCTTATAAAAGAGACATTACATATACTAATGGAGGGGACTCCAAGGGAAGTTGATATTAATGAAATTCAAAAGTTGATCTGTAAAATTCCTGGTGTTAGGGATATACATCATATTCATGTCTGGCAGGTTTCTACAAAGGATTATCTTCTTTCTGCCCATGTGGTGGTGGAAGATCAAAAAGTTTCAGAGGCAGAGAAAATAGTTTCTCAGATAAAAGATACATTAAGAGAGAAATTTAATATTAATCATTCAACTCTTGAGATAGAGTCAGAAACTTATTTCAAAGAGAAGGAGTGCCAATGTGAATATTGA